Proteins encoded by one window of Sediminicoccus rosea:
- a CDS encoding Hint domain-containing protein codes for MSGYDSNIHLTYTNGDLTGSFPGNLWTLENLTNPGSSVFEIGDQIGGADTGSFVGTFEQDGYVFVVVQNGANVDVYGQLPDPDAFTPPDPLPSLDALPFTVCFLEGTRIATPNGERAVESLAIGDLILTADGRAVPVKWIGRQRIRNHSIVASPKMEPVCITMGALGNGLPHADLYVTAAHGMIWEGLVVNAGALVNGTTIRFVPLSEMPEVFTWYHIETEGHEEILAHGAPTETFVDYVGRSLFDNHQEYLDLYGAERIIPEMKRPRVSAQRMLPDHLRARLSLPSFGVEMAAEAEALIQRFKAA; via the coding sequence ATGAGTGGATACGACTCAAACATTCACTTGACCTATACAAATGGAGATCTGACTGGAAGTTTTCCAGGGAATTTGTGGACTTTGGAAAATCTCACAAATCCAGGAAGTTCCGTATTTGAAATTGGCGACCAGATTGGCGGCGCGGACACTGGCAGCTTCGTAGGTACCTTCGAACAGGATGGTTACGTCTTCGTCGTCGTGCAGAACGGCGCCAATGTCGATGTCTATGGTCAGCTCCCTGATCCCGATGCGTTCACCCCCCCGGATCCTCTGCCCTCCCTCGATGCGCTCCCCTTTACCGTCTGCTTCCTGGAAGGCACGCGGATCGCGACGCCCAACGGTGAGCGCGCGGTGGAAAGCCTCGCCATCGGGGATCTGATCCTGACGGCGGATGGGCGTGCGGTGCCGGTGAAGTGGATCGGCCGGCAGCGCATCCGCAATCACTCCATCGTCGCCTCGCCGAAGATGGAGCCGGTCTGCATCACGATGGGGGCGCTGGGTAACGGGCTGCCGCACGCGGATCTCTATGTGACCGCGGCCCATGGCATGATCTGGGAGGGCCTGGTGGTGAATGCCGGCGCGCTGGTGAACGGCACCACGATCCGCTTCGTTCCGCTGTCGGAGATGCCGGAGGTGTTCACCTGGTATCACATCGAGACGGAGGGCCATGAGGAGATCCTGGCGCATGGCGCACCGACGGAGACCTTCGTGGACTATGTGGGCCGCAGCCTGTTCGACAATCACCAGGAATATCTGGACCTTTACGGCGCTGAGCGGATCATCCCGGAGATGAAGCGCCCGCGTGTCTCGGCGCAGCGGATGCTGCCGGACCATCTGCGGGCGCGGCTGAGCCTGCCATCCTTCGGCGTCGAGATGGCGGCCGAGGCGGAAGCTCTGATCCAGCGCTTCAAGGCCGCCTGA